The Temnothorax longispinosus isolate EJ_2023e chromosome 7, Tlon_JGU_v1, whole genome shotgun sequence genome contains a region encoding:
- the LOC139816502 gene encoding adenosine receptor A1 — translation MNATVIYNGVTSTVANIIGVESERLSKAISNMSSNMSSDDISPVTLSSAWSRVARLLLLASLAVSGSVGNVFMISAVVVEDQLNKRGNAFLVNVALADLLVTGLVIPVSVIVILAGYDGTPAESLGACRFEWTLEALCFLVTVLTLATIAAENYARLCLPPERYASLTPGHVTATIIVLWLIAVTVVALQSFLDIGPDFCRRKLSGIAMEQAVGAGIFVGLPALTTIFLYVKLVIRVRRATRGSDKPPAAFSWDYELAKTNMCSCVMFVVFWLPYGTAVCVNSFVPVNASVFYNLAWFALSKSCFNNLLYCVADRHFRSAYVKLFHYCCCKTTVSFSRRPREGRNASDVRLRVHIIHSYASPSSCRPAVARPNGRDVYEL, via the exons ATGAATGCGACGGTGATCTACAACGGTGTGACAAGCACCGTGGCTAATATTATCGGTGTCGAGTCTGAAAGACTCAGCAAGGCGATCAGCAACATGAGTAGCAACATGAGTAGCGACGACATTTCTCCAGTGACCTTGTCGTCAGCCTGGTCGAGGGTGGCCCGACTTTTGCTGTTGGCCTCCCTCGCCGTCAGCGGGAGCGTGGGTAACGTCTTCATGATATCCGCCGTGGTAGTGGAGGATCAGCTGAACAAGCGAG GAAACGCATTCCTCGTGAACGTGGCGCTGGCGGACCTGCTGGTGACTGGCCTGGTAATACCGGTCTCTGTGATCGTAATCCTAGCGGGTTACGATGGGACTCCTGCGGAATCCCTGGGTGCCTGCCGATTCGAGTGGACCCTCGAGGCTCTCTGCTTCCTGGTGACCGTACTAACGTTGGCCACAATCGCCGCCGAAAATTACGCACGTCTGTGTCTGCCCCCCGAAAG atacgCCAGCTTGACGCCGGGTCATGTAACAGCTACGATCATCGTCCTCTGGCTAATCGCCGTGACTGTGGTGGCTCTGCAATCGTTCTTGGACATAGGTCCTGACTTTTGCCGCCGCAAGCTCAGCGGTATCGCGATGGAACAGGCGGTAGGGGCCGGCATATTCGTCGGACTGCCAGCTTTGACGACGATCTTCCTCTACGTGAAGCTGGTGATACGCGTACGACGGGCCACGCGGGGCTCGGACAAGCCGCCGGCCGCCTTCTCCTGGGACTACGAGCTCGCGAAGACAAATATGTGCAGCTGCGTGATGTTCGTCGTGTTCTGGTTGCCGTACGGCACGGCGGTCTGCGTGAATTCTTTTGTTCCAGTCAACGCGAGCGTGTTCTACAATCTGGCCTGGTTTGCCCTGTCCAAGTCCTGCTTCAACAATCTGCTCTACTGCGTCGCGGATCGCCACTTTCGCAGCGCTTACGTCAAGCTTTTTCACTACTGCTGCTGCAAGACCACGGTGAGCTTCTCGAGGAGGCCGCGCGAGGGTAGAAATGCGAGCGACGTGCGCCTCAGAG